In the genome of Telluria mixta, the window AACGTGTTCATCGGCCCCAACGCCACGTTCACGAACGACCGCTATCCCCGTTCCAAGCAATACCCCGACAGTTTTCCGCAGACCATCGTCGAACACCACGCGTCGATCGGCGCCGGCGCCGTGATCCTGCCGGGCGTGACGATCGGCCACCACGCCATGGTCGGCGCGGGCGCCGTCGTCACGCGCGACGTGCCGCCTCATGCGCTCGTCCTGGGCAACCCGGCACGGGTCGTGCGCATGCTCGACGGCGACACCCCGGCGGAGCAGGCGCAACCATGACGCCATCGGCGCCGGGTGCGGGCTACAATCCGCCTCAGCGATGACAGAAACCACTTTCACGCACACATCGATACCATGAAAGCAGTAATCCTTGCCGGCGGCCTCGGCACCCGACTCAGCGAAGAAACGACGATCAAGCCGAAGCCCATGGTCGAGATCGGCGGCAAGCCGATCCTGTGGCACATCATGAAGCAGTACTCGGCCTACGGGATCAACGAGTTCGTCATCTGCTGCGGCTACAAGGGCTATGTGATCAAGGAATTTTTTGCCAACTATTTCCTGCACACATCTGACGTCACCTTCGACCTGCAGAACAATTCGATGGAAGTGCACCAGCGCTTCGCCGAACCGTGGAAGGTGACCCTGGTCGACACGGGCGACACCAGCATGACGGGCGGCCGCCTGAAGCGCGTGCGCCGCTTCGTCGAAGGCGACGAGGCGTTCTGTTTCACCTACGGCGACGGCGTGGCCGACATCGACATCGGCGCCTCGCTGGCTTTCCACAAGGCACACGGCCTGCTCGGCACGATGACGGCCGTGCAGCCGCCGGGCCGCTTCGGCGCCATCGACTTCGAAGGCGAGCGCGTGACGGCGTTCCGCGAAAAACCGCAGGGCGACGGCGCGTGGATCAACGGCGGCTATTTCGTGCTGTCGCCGAAGGTCATCGACTACATCGACGGCGACACGACCGTGTGGGAAAAGGAACCGATGGAACGCCTCGCGGACGAATGCCAGCTCTCGGCCTTCCGCCACACGGGCTTCTGGCACCCGATGGACACGCTGCGCGACAAGGTGTTGCTGGAAGAACTTTGGCAAACGGGCAAGGCGCCCTGGAAAGTCTGGAAATGAATCCATCCTTCTGGCGCGGCAAGCGCGTCTTCCTGAGCGGCCACACGGGCTTCAAGGGAAGCTGGCTGAGCCTGTGGCTGCAGCAGCTGGGCGCCGACGTGACCGGTTTCGCGCTGGCGCCGCCCAGCAGCCCGAGCCTGTTCGACGCGGCCGGCGTGGCGCACGGCATGCGCTCGCTGCAGGGCGACATCCGCGACCCCGCCGCGCTGCGCCAGGCGCTCACCGAGGCGCGCCCGGACATCGTGATCCACATGGCGGCGCAGGCGCTCGTGCGCCATTCGTACGCCGATCCGGTCGAGACCTATTCGACCAACGTGATGGGCCTCGTGCACCTGTTCGAAGCCGTGCGCGCGACACAAGGCGTGCGCGCCGTCGTCAACGTCACGAGCGACAAGTGCTACGAAAACCGCGAGTGGGTATGGGGCTATCGCGAGGATGAGGCCATGGGTGGTTACGATCCTTACAGCAACAGCAAAGGGTGCGCGGAACTCGTCACGAGCGCCTACCGCTCGTCGTTCTTCAACCCGGCCGACCACGCGCGCCACGGCGTCGCGCTCGGCTCGGGCCGCGCGGGCAACGTGATCGGCGGCGGCGACTGGGCGCAGGACCGCCTGATTCCGGATATGATGCGTGCAATCGCGTCCGGCCAGCCCGTGCGCATCCGCAGCCCGCACGCGATCCGGCCATGGCAGCACGTGCTGGAGCCGCTGTCGGGCTACCTGACGCTGGCCGAACATTTGTATGAACAGGGCCCGGCCTTCGCCGAAGGCTTCAATTTCGGCCCGCACGACACCGACGCGCGGCCGGTCGAATGGATCGTCGAGCGCCTGTGCGCCGCGTGGGGTGATGGCGCCGCGTGGGAACTCGACGGCGCGCCGCAGCCGCACGAAGCGACGTACCTGAAGCTCGACTGCGCCAAGGCGCGCGCGCGCCTGCACTGGCAGCCGCGCTGGACGCTGGCCGAGACGCTGGTCCGCATCGTCGACTGGCACAAGGCCCATGCGGCCGGCGCCGCCATGCGCGACTTCACGCTGGCGCAGATCGCCTCCTACCAGAATACGCAACCCGATAAGGTCTAATGATGAGCGAAGCACAAACCAAAGAACAACTGCGCGAGCAGATCATCCAGCTGGTCGGCCAGTACGGCGCCCTGGCGAGCCAGCCGCGTCCGTTCGAGCCCGGCACGACCGTGATCCCGGCCGCCGGCAAGGTCGTGGGCGCGCCCGAGATGGAAATGATGGTGCATGCCTCGCTCGACGCCTGGCTGACCACCGGCCGTTTCAACGACCAGTTCGAAGCAAAGCTGGCCAAGCTGATCGGCGTGCAGCACCTGATCACCGTGAACTCGGGCTCGTCCGCCAACCTCGTCGCCTTCATGACGCTGACCTCGCCCAAGCTGGGCCCGCGCGCGATCCAGCAGGGCGACGAAGTGATCGGCGTGGCCGCCGGCTTCCCGACGACGGTCAATCCGATCATCCAGTTCGGCGCCGTCCCCGTGTTCGTGGACGTCGAACTGGGCACGTACAACATCGACGTGACGAAGCTGGAAGCGGCAATCGGCCCGAAGACCAAGGCCATCATGCTGGCGCACACGCTCGGCAACCCGTACAACCTGGACGTCATCACGGCGCTGTGCAAGAAGTACAACCTGTGGCTCATCGAGGATTGCTGCGACGCGCTCGGTTCGACCTACCGCGGCAAGATGGTCGGCACGTTCGGCGACATCGGCACGATGTCGTTCTACCCGGCCCACCACATCACGATGGGCGAAGGCGGCGCCGTGTTCACCAACAACCCGGAACTGAAGCTGATCGCCGAATCGTTCCGCGACTGGGGCCGCGACTGCTACTGCCCACCGGGCAAGGACAATACCTGCGGCCGCCGCTTCTGCTGGAAGCTGGGCACGCTGCCGGAAGGCTACGATCACAAGTACACGTACACCCACCTGGGCTACAACCTCAAGATCACGGACATGCAGGCCGCCTGCGGCCTCGCGCAGATCGACCGCGTGGGCGACTTCGTCCAGGCGCGCAAGGACAACTTCGCGTACCTGAAGGAACGCCTGCAGTCGTGCGCGGAATTCCTGATCCTGCCGGAAGCGACCGAAGGCTCCGATCCGTCCTGGTTCGGCTTCCCGATGACCCTGAAGCCGGAAGCGAATGCGTCGCGCGTCGACCTGCTGACCTACCTGGACCAGTACAAGATCGGCACGCGCCTGCTGTTCGCCGGCAACCTGACGCGCCAGCCGTACATGATCGGCCGTAACTACCGCGTGTCGGGCGACCTGACGAACACCGACCGCGTGATGAACGACACGTTCTGGATCGGCGTGTTCCCGGGCCTGACCCGCGAGATGCTGGACTTCGTGATCGAGAAAATCGAAGCATTCTTTGGCGTGAATTTCTGATGCAACAACAAGACACCATCAAGGGCGCGGACGCCATCGCCGCGACCCTCGAACAGCTGGGCATCCGCCACGCCTTCGGCATCATCGGCGCGGGCAACGTCCACCTGTTCGAAGCGATCACGCGGCGCGGCTACACCGAGATCGTGTGCGTGCACCACGAGCAGGCCGCCACGATGGCGGTGCAGACGTATTACCGCACCCACGGCCGCCTGGCCGCCGCGCTGCTGACGACGGGCGCCGGCTCGACCAACGGCGTGACGGGCACCGTCTCGGCGTGGGCCGATTCGATCCCGTGCCTGTGCATCGCCGGCAACGAGAACAGCCGCTACACGTTCCCGGACAATCCGCTGCGCATGTGGGGCGTGCAGGGCTACGACTCGTGCCAGATGGTCGAGCGCGTGACCAAGTACGCGCACCGCGTGATGGCGATCGACCAGGTTGCACTGGAGCTGCAGAAGGCCGCGCACATCGCGCTGGACGGCCGCCCGGGCCCCACGTGGATCGAGATCCCGATGGACATCCAGTCCGCGCGCGTCAATCCGGCCGCGCTGGCGCAGTTCGAGGCGCCGGCTGCCGCCGAATGGATCGACGCCGCCGTCTCCGCCCAGATCGACAGCGTGCTGGACGCGCTGCGCCAGGCCGAGCGCCCGGTCCTGTGGCTCGGCAACGGCATCCGCCTGGCGGGCGCCGAGCGCCTGATCGCGCCGCTGCTGGAAGCGACCGGCGCCGCCGCGCTGGTGTCGTGGGCCGGCATCGACATGATCGACTCAAGCCACCCGCAGG includes:
- a CDS encoding acyltransferase; the protein is MAKIHPLADVHATQIGPTTTVWQFCVVLKDAVIGDNCNINAHCLVENDVVIGDNVTVKCGVYLWDGLRVGDNVFIGPNATFTNDRYPRSKQYPDSFPQTIVEHHASIGAGAVILPGVTIGHHAMVGAGAVVTRDVPPHALVLGNPARVVRMLDGDTPAEQAQP
- the rfbF gene encoding glucose-1-phosphate cytidylyltransferase encodes the protein MKAVILAGGLGTRLSEETTIKPKPMVEIGGKPILWHIMKQYSAYGINEFVICCGYKGYVIKEFFANYFLHTSDVTFDLQNNSMEVHQRFAEPWKVTLVDTGDTSMTGGRLKRVRRFVEGDEAFCFTYGDGVADIDIGASLAFHKAHGLLGTMTAVQPPGRFGAIDFEGERVTAFREKPQGDGAWINGGYFVLSPKVIDYIDGDTTVWEKEPMERLADECQLSAFRHTGFWHPMDTLRDKVLLEELWQTGKAPWKVWK
- the rfbG gene encoding CDP-glucose 4,6-dehydratase gives rise to the protein MNPSFWRGKRVFLSGHTGFKGSWLSLWLQQLGADVTGFALAPPSSPSLFDAAGVAHGMRSLQGDIRDPAALRQALTEARPDIVIHMAAQALVRHSYADPVETYSTNVMGLVHLFEAVRATQGVRAVVNVTSDKCYENREWVWGYREDEAMGGYDPYSNSKGCAELVTSAYRSSFFNPADHARHGVALGSGRAGNVIGGGDWAQDRLIPDMMRAIASGQPVRIRSPHAIRPWQHVLEPLSGYLTLAEHLYEQGPAFAEGFNFGPHDTDARPVEWIVERLCAAWGDGAAWELDGAPQPHEATYLKLDCAKARARLHWQPRWTLAETLVRIVDWHKAHAAGAAMRDFTLAQIASYQNTQPDKV
- the rfbH gene encoding lipopolysaccharide biosynthesis protein RfbH, whose protein sequence is MSEAQTKEQLREQIIQLVGQYGALASQPRPFEPGTTVIPAAGKVVGAPEMEMMVHASLDAWLTTGRFNDQFEAKLAKLIGVQHLITVNSGSSANLVAFMTLTSPKLGPRAIQQGDEVIGVAAGFPTTVNPIIQFGAVPVFVDVELGTYNIDVTKLEAAIGPKTKAIMLAHTLGNPYNLDVITALCKKYNLWLIEDCCDALGSTYRGKMVGTFGDIGTMSFYPAHHITMGEGGAVFTNNPELKLIAESFRDWGRDCYCPPGKDNTCGRRFCWKLGTLPEGYDHKYTYTHLGYNLKITDMQAACGLAQIDRVGDFVQARKDNFAYLKERLQSCAEFLILPEATEGSDPSWFGFPMTLKPEANASRVDLLTYLDQYKIGTRLLFAGNLTRQPYMIGRNYRVSGDLTNTDRVMNDTFWIGVFPGLTREMLDFVIEKIEAFFGVNF